In one window of Helianthus annuus cultivar XRQ/B chromosome 17, HanXRQr2.0-SUNRISE, whole genome shotgun sequence DNA:
- the LOC110926476 gene encoding glucose-6-phosphate 1-dehydrogenase, cytoplasmic isoform, whose protein sequence is MGTGQWTVENRAPIRSESSVNEYVPEIGCLSVIVLGASGDLAKKKTFPALFHLYRQGFIQSQDVHIFGYARTAISDHDLRSRIRGYLTPCKGFEETHEEDVAQFLRLIKYVSGAYDKEEGFRLLDKAISEYELSKNSTEGSSRRLFYLALPPSVYPPVCKMIRSYCMNKSDLGGWTRIVVEKPFGRDLASAEELSAQIGELFDEPQIYRIDHYLGKELVQNLMVLRFANRFFLPLWNRDNISNIQIVFREDFGTDGRGGYFDQYGIIRDIIQNHLLQVLCLVAMEKPVSLKPEHVRDEKVKVLQSVLPIEDNEVVLGQYEGYTDDPTVPDNSNTPTFATMVLRIHNERWEGVPFIMKAGKALNSRKAEIRVQFKDVPGDIYKCQKQGRNEFVIRLQPSEAMYMKLTVKQPGLEMTTAQSELDLSYGQRYQETIIPEAYERLILDTIRGDQQHFVRRDELKAAWEIFTPLLHRIDRGEMKPLPYKPGSRGPEEADKLAQKAGYVQTHGYIWIPPTL, encoded by the exons ATGGGGACTGGTCAATGGACTGTTGAAAACAGAGCTCCAATTAGGAGTGAATCTTCTGTGAATGAGTATGTGCCGGAAATCGGATGCCTGTCGGTTATCGTCCTCGGTGCTTCAGGTGATCTGGCCAAGAAGAAGACGTTTCCTGCTCTGTTTCATCTCTACAGGCAGGGGTTTATTCAGTCACAGGATGTTCATATCTTCGGTTACGCCAGGACCGCCATTTCGGATCATGATTTGAGAAGTCGAATTCGCGG ATATCTTACACCATGCAAGGGTTTTGAGGAAACACATGAGGAAGATGTAGCCCAGTTTTTGCGGTTG ATTAAATACGTGTCTGGTGCGTATGACAAAGAGGAGGGATTTCGTTTGTTAGACAAGGCAATATCGGAGTATGAGCTGTCGAAAAACAGTACGGAAGGGTCATCTAGAAGGCTCTTTTATCTTGCTCTTCCACCTTCGGTGTATCCGCCTGTCTGCAAAATGATAAGAAGTTATTGCATGAACAAGT CTGATCTTGGTGGTTGGACTCGAATTGTTGTAGAAAAGCCGTTTGGTAGGGACTTGGCCTCTGCTGAAGAACTCAGTGCTCAGATTGGAGAACTGTTTGACGAACCGCAAATCTACCGTATTGATCATTATCTGGGAAAAGAGTTGGTGCAAAACTTG ATGGTACTTCGTTTTGCAAATCGCTTCTTCTTGCCACTATGGAACCGTGACAATATTTCTAATATTCAGATTGTGTTTAGAGAGGATTTCGGAACTGATGGGCGTGGAGGATATTTCGATCAATATGG AATTATCAGGGACATCATTCAGAATCATCTATTACAA GTGCTTTGCCTTGTTGCTATGGAGAAGCCCGTTTCGTTAAAGCCTGAGCATGTTCGCGATGAGAAAGTGAAG GTTCTCCAATCTGTTCTTCCGATCGAAGACAATGAAGTTGTGCTTGGACAGTATGAAGGGTATACCGATGATCCAACGGTTCCTGATAACTCAAACACTCCCACCTTTGCTACCATGGTTCTTAGAATTCATAATGAAAGATGGGAAG GTGTTCCTTTTATTATGAAGGCAGGGAAGGCGTTGAATTCTAGAAAGGCGGAAATTCGTGTGCAATTTAAGGATGTTCCCGGCGACATATATAAAT GTCAAAAACAAGGCAGAAATGAGTTTGTCATAAGGCTTCAACCTTCAGAAGCCATGTACATGAAGCTAACA GTCAAGCAACCGGGGCTTGAGATGACAACTGCTCAGAGTGAATTAGATTTGTCATACGGACAGAGGTATCAAGAAACCATAATTCCCGAGGCTTATGAACGTTTGATTCTTGACAC AATAAGGGGCGACCAACAACATTTTGTTCGTAGAGATGAGCTAAAG GCGGCATGGGAGATTTTCACGCCGCTTCTGCACAGAATCGATAGAGGTGAGATGAAACCACTTCCATACAAGCCAGGAAGCAGAGGCCCGGAAGAAGCAGACAAGTTGGCCCAAAAGGCAGGTTATGTTCAAACTCATGGGTACATATGGATTCCACCAACTTTGTAG